A window of Shewanella mesophila contains these coding sequences:
- a CDS encoding sensor histidine kinase encodes MSIKRYLFMLFGALIILLGVSQLLISQYYKAQLQNELSESSRTLSQNLVKVLIDNVDSERQFFVEFDDQNVQEKLSGIEEVRADFERDIEEVSAEITRLSEEMVRQETQEPTNDQQQERKISALLQAKQQELRAYLEEMATHEREIQHLQRANIAEAKREAANAYKERLHQAVSQIQIDANSWLEKGKVAIIETPNINADGEMSFEFTHDIEVPSVDTNNQLERFSESMFVLILLSSIGGLLLAYILSHVISSPLSQLAKGHKKLGEGELGYQVEEQGVKELKTIIGGFNKMSSQLKSLSEQAHLMAQHKQLAELGEVTRGIAHSLRNPLHTVGLLSEAASHAGTKEEANPLLDQIQQKITMMDKSIQSLLTLSSNHVNRQTSVPLAAMIQDILLELSVNGSKPKITFECSADNSVILGAESEVRSIVHAVLINAVEATPDSGTINVGLDKKAEYYQIVVADTGKGIDADIRDKLAKPHVTTKAEGTGMGIYIAERLIEGHYGGKIEFNDNPGGGTVVTLTFAISKDIQSEAD; translated from the coding sequence ATGTCGATTAAACGTTATTTGTTCATGCTCTTTGGTGCTTTGATCATATTGCTTGGCGTAAGCCAGCTATTGATTTCGCAATATTATAAAGCCCAATTGCAAAATGAACTCAGTGAAAGTTCGCGTACTTTGTCGCAAAATCTGGTGAAAGTATTAATCGACAATGTTGATAGTGAGCGGCAGTTCTTTGTTGAGTTTGATGATCAAAACGTGCAGGAAAAACTGAGCGGCATCGAAGAGGTTCGCGCTGATTTTGAGCGTGACATCGAAGAGGTGAGTGCTGAGATAACCCGCCTTAGTGAAGAGATGGTGCGTCAAGAGACACAAGAGCCAACCAATGATCAGCAACAAGAGCGTAAGATTAGCGCGTTATTGCAGGCAAAGCAGCAGGAGCTTCGTGCATATCTTGAAGAGATGGCAACCCATGAGCGTGAAATACAACATCTACAGCGAGCGAATATCGCCGAAGCCAAGCGTGAAGCCGCTAACGCCTATAAAGAGCGTCTTCATCAGGCTGTAAGCCAGATCCAGATAGATGCTAATAGTTGGCTAGAAAAGGGCAAGGTTGCCATTATTGAAACGCCTAATATCAATGCCGATGGAGAGATGTCATTTGAGTTTACTCATGATATTGAAGTGCCGAGTGTGGATACCAATAATCAGTTGGAGCGTTTTAGCGAGTCGATGTTTGTTCTTATTCTATTGAGCTCTATTGGTGGTCTGTTGCTTGCCTACATACTTAGTCACGTGATCAGTAGTCCGCTATCGCAACTGGCAAAAGGCCACAAAAAACTGGGCGAGGGCGAGCTAGGCTATCAAGTTGAAGAACAAGGAGTTAAGGAGCTAAAAACGATTATTGGCGGCTTTAACAAGATGAGTAGCCAACTTAAAAGCTTAAGTGAGCAAGCGCATTTAATGGCGCAACATAAGCAGCTAGCCGAGTTAGGCGAAGTCACAAGAGGCATAGCTCATAGCCTACGCAATCCGTTACATACCGTGGGCTTATTATCTGAAGCCGCTTCTCACGCTGGTACGAAAGAGGAAGCGAATCCACTACTGGATCAGATCCAGCAAAAAATCACTATGATGGATAAGAGTATTCAGTCCTTGTTGACGTTATCGAGTAATCACGTTAATCGACAAACATCGGTGCCATTAGCGGCGATGATTCAAGATATTTTACTTGAGCTTTCAGTGAATGGCAGTAAACCGAAAATCACCTTTGAATGTAGCGCAGATAATTCGGTTATTTTGGGGGCGGAATCGGAAGTACGCAGTATCGTGCACGCGGTGTTAATTAACGCGGTTGAAGCGACTCCTGACTCGGGTACTATTAATGTTGGGCTGGATAAAAAGGCGGAGTATTACCAGATAGTCGTTGCCGATACGGGCAAAGGGATAGATGCCGATATTCGTGACAAATTGGCTAAACCTCATGTGACCACAAAAGCGGAGGGCACAGGGATGGGGATCTACATTGCAGAGCGGTTAATTGAGGGACATTATGGTGGCAAAATTGAGTTTAATGATAACCCCGGTGGCGGAACGGTAGTGACGCTAACCTTTGCTATCTCTAAAGACATACAGAGTGAGGCCGATTAA
- the queA gene encoding tRNA preQ1(34) S-adenosylmethionine ribosyltransferase-isomerase QueA, whose translation MRVADFSFDLPDELIARYPMPERTASRLLTLDGITGALADKQFTDILDMVTPGDLMVFNNTRVIPARLFGQKQTGGKLEILVERMLDDKRILAHVRSSKSPKPGSIVCLDGGYEMTMIERHDTLFELGLNSDKTILEVLEEVGHMPLPPYIDRPDEDADKERYQTVYNQNPGAVAAPTAGLHFDDALFAALKEKGVNTAFVTLHVGAGTFQPVRVDNILEHKMHSEWAEVPQEVVDQIKATKDSGHRVIAVGTTSVRSLESAAKANEGELKPFSSDTDIFIYPGYEFKVVDALVTNFHLPESTLIMLISAFAGFDEVKNAYQHAIAQKYRFFSYGDAMFVTKKAN comes from the coding sequence ATGCGTGTTGCCGATTTTTCTTTCGATCTTCCAGATGAACTGATCGCCAGATATCCTATGCCTGAGCGAACCGCGTCTAGACTCTTGACTCTTGACGGTATAACAGGCGCTTTAGCCGATAAACAGTTTACCGACATTCTCGATATGGTGACTCCTGGTGATCTGATGGTATTTAATAATACCCGTGTTATCCCTGCTCGGCTGTTTGGTCAAAAACAAACCGGCGGTAAGCTCGAGATTTTGGTTGAGCGCATGCTCGATGATAAGCGTATTTTGGCCCATGTGAGAAGTTCGAAGTCTCCTAAGCCTGGCAGCATTGTTTGCTTAGATGGTGGTTATGAAATGACCATGATTGAGCGTCATGACACCCTATTTGAACTTGGGCTCAATAGCGATAAAACCATTCTAGAAGTACTCGAAGAAGTGGGGCATATGCCACTTCCTCCCTATATCGATCGCCCTGATGAAGATGCGGATAAAGAGCGTTATCAAACCGTTTATAATCAGAACCCAGGTGCGGTTGCAGCGCCAACGGCGGGTTTACATTTTGATGATGCCTTGTTTGCCGCATTAAAAGAGAAAGGCGTTAATACCGCTTTTGTCACTTTGCATGTGGGCGCTGGCACCTTCCAACCCGTGCGTGTCGATAATATCCTCGAGCATAAGATGCACTCAGAGTGGGCTGAAGTTCCTCAAGAGGTTGTCGATCAGATTAAAGCGACAAAAGATTCGGGTCATCGTGTCATTGCCGTTGGCACCACATCGGTTCGCTCTTTAGAAAGTGCAGCTAAGGCTAATGAGGGTGAATTAAAGCCATTTAGCAGCGATACCGATATCTTTATCTATCCCGGTTATGAGTTCAAAGTGGTTGATGCGCTGGTGACCAATTTTCATTTACCAGAATCGACACTCATTATGCTCATTAGCGCCTTTGCCGGTTTTGATGAGGTAAAAAACGCCTATCAGCATGCGATTGCTCAAAAATACCGCTTTTTTAGCTATGGCGATGCCATGTTTGTGACTAAAAAAGCGAACTAA
- the secF gene encoding protein translocase subunit SecF, whose protein sequence is MFQILSIKGTINFLRHAVPISILSLILVIGSLSSLAVKGINWGLDFTGGTVVEMEFTQAVDLNKLRSVLTSDETDGALVQNFGSSRDVLIRLPVKEGVKSDLQVEHVMEAASAVDPSVMQKRVEFVGPQVGKELAEQGGLAVLVALICILIYVSFRFEWRLAMGSVAALAHDVIVTLGVFSVFQLEFDLTVLAGVLTVVGYSLNDTIVVFDRIRENFLKMRKATPEEVVNTSITQTMSRTIITTGTTLVVVVALFLKGGTMIHGFATALLMGIFVGTFSSIYVASFLAIKLGINREHMMPVEIEKEGADQDALMP, encoded by the coding sequence ATGTTCCAAATTTTATCAATTAAAGGCACGATCAACTTCTTACGCCATGCTGTGCCGATTAGTATCTTATCGCTTATTTTAGTGATCGGATCTTTAAGCTCGTTGGCTGTTAAGGGCATTAACTGGGGGCTCGATTTCACCGGCGGTACCGTCGTTGAGATGGAGTTTACCCAAGCGGTTGACCTTAATAAGCTGCGCAGCGTGTTAACCTCTGATGAAACCGATGGCGCTTTGGTACAGAATTTCGGTTCGAGCCGCGATGTGCTAATTCGTTTGCCTGTTAAAGAAGGGGTTAAAAGCGACCTTCAAGTTGAGCACGTAATGGAAGCCGCTTCAGCGGTTGATCCTAGTGTGATGCAAAAGCGGGTTGAGTTTGTTGGACCACAGGTTGGTAAAGAGCTCGCAGAGCAGGGCGGTTTAGCGGTACTTGTTGCGCTGATCTGTATCCTTATCTATGTCTCTTTCCGCTTTGAGTGGCGTTTAGCTATGGGGTCTGTAGCGGCGCTGGCGCACGATGTGATTGTGACCTTAGGTGTGTTTTCTGTATTTCAATTGGAATTCGATTTGACAGTACTTGCGGGCGTATTAACGGTTGTTGGTTACTCACTTAACGATACGATTGTAGTATTTGACCGTATACGTGAAAACTTCCTTAAGATGCGTAAAGCGACACCTGAAGAAGTTGTAAATACGTCGATCACCCAAACCATGAGCCGTACCATTATTACTACTGGTACAACGCTAGTTGTGGTGGTGGCCTTGTTCCTTAAAGGTGGCACAATGATCCATGGGTTCGCGACAGCGTTACTTATGGGGATTTTTGTGGGTACGTTTTCCTCTATCTATGTGGCGAGTTTCTTAGCGATTAAGCTTGGTATTAATCGCGAGCATATGATGCCGGTAGAGATTGAAAAAGAAGGCGCTGATCAAGACGCCTTAATGCCTTAA
- a CDS encoding DUF2007 domain-containing protein translates to MEERSRLVAGGNLLQAHSWKGMLEACGIAVELRGEALLGGIGELPADLLDVELWVAESQYEQARAQLDTLNSESPKWQCVKCHETNEGNFELCWQCGAERSELLS, encoded by the coding sequence ATGGAAGAGAGAAGTCGATTAGTTGCTGGTGGCAACCTATTACAAGCCCATAGTTGGAAGGGAATGTTAGAAGCGTGCGGTATCGCTGTCGAACTGCGTGGCGAAGCATTATTAGGCGGCATTGGTGAGTTACCTGCCGATCTGTTAGATGTCGAACTTTGGGTTGCAGAGTCACAGTACGAGCAGGCTAGAGCACAACTCGATACGCTTAATAGTGAAAGCCCTAAATGGCAATGTGTTAAGTGTCATGAAACTAATGAGGGCAACTTTGAACTTTGTTGGCAATGCGGCGCAGAAAGAAGTGAACTTTTAAGTTAG
- the tgt gene encoding tRNA guanosine(34) transglycosylase Tgt: protein MKFELDTTDGRARRGRLVFERGTVETPAFMPVGTYGTVKGMTPEEVRATGADILLGNTFHLWLRPGEEIMRKHGDLHDFMNWQRPILTDSGGFQVFSLGDIRKITEEGVHFRSPINGEKIFLDPEKSMQIQDSLGSDVVMIFDECTPYPATEDEARKSMQMSLRWAKRSRDEFDRLENPNSLFGIIQGGVYEDLRDESLEGLVNIGFDGYAIGGLAVGEPKEDMHRILEHVCPKIPTEKPRYLMGVGKPEDLVEGVRRGVDMFDCVMPTRNARNGHLFTSEGVIKIRNARHRDDTSPLDAKCDCYTCKNYSRAYLYHLDRCNEILGARLNTIHNLRYYQMLMEGLRGAIETGTLDAFVEEFYTSQGREVPKLSD, encoded by the coding sequence ATGAAATTTGAATTAGATACAACAGATGGTCGCGCTCGTCGCGGTCGCTTGGTTTTTGAACGAGGCACAGTAGAAACCCCTGCATTTATGCCGGTAGGAACCTACGGCACGGTAAAAGGAATGACGCCTGAAGAGGTCCGCGCTACTGGTGCAGATATTCTCCTTGGCAACACCTTTCACTTGTGGCTTCGTCCTGGCGAAGAGATCATGCGTAAGCATGGAGATTTACACGATTTTATGAATTGGCAACGTCCAATTTTGACTGATTCGGGTGGATTCCAAGTCTTCAGTCTGGGTGATATTCGTAAGATCACCGAAGAGGGCGTGCATTTCCGCTCACCAATCAATGGTGAGAAGATCTTCTTAGACCCTGAGAAGTCAATGCAGATCCAAGACTCTTTGGGCAGTGATGTGGTGATGATTTTTGATGAATGTACACCGTATCCAGCCACAGAAGATGAAGCGCGTAAATCGATGCAGATGTCTCTGCGATGGGCTAAGCGTTCTCGTGATGAGTTCGATAGACTCGAAAATCCTAATTCGCTATTTGGTATTATCCAAGGTGGCGTATATGAAGACTTGCGTGATGAAAGTCTAGAAGGTCTGGTTAATATTGGTTTTGATGGTTATGCCATCGGTGGTTTAGCTGTGGGCGAGCCTAAAGAAGATATGCACCGAATTTTGGAGCATGTTTGTCCTAAAATTCCAACTGAAAAACCACGTTACTTGATGGGGGTCGGTAAACCAGAAGATTTAGTTGAGGGCGTGCGTCGTGGTGTCGACATGTTTGATTGTGTGATGCCTACACGTAATGCTCGTAACGGTCATCTATTTACCAGTGAAGGTGTTATCAAGATCCGCAATGCGCGCCATCGCGATGATACTTCACCACTCGATGCTAAGTGTGATTGTTATACCTGTAAGAACTACTCGCGGGCATATCTTTACCATTTAGATCGTTGTAATGAAATTTTGGGAGCGCGTTTAAACACCATTCACAATCTACGTTATTACCAAATGTTGATGGAAGGTTTGCGCGGCGCAATCGAGACAGGTACATTAGACGCCTTTGTTGAGGAGTTCTACACCAGTCAAGGTCGTGAAGTCCCTAAGTTATCCGATTAA
- a CDS encoding protein disulfide oxidoreductase, which yields MTASNGSSQHKNRTFWNKLLFPQTRLRRWLRDLLLFGIIAFLALSYQQRHMINGHAPRLSSLTIAGAPISLSETEPTLVYFWGTWCPVCRVTSPMVNTLVDDHHVVTIAVGSGSDKEIAQFMREHDYQFEVINDDKNIHQQWGAMAFPAIYIIDPQGDIRFVTSGVTSNIGLKLRLLIASVYTN from the coding sequence ATGACGGCAAGTAACGGATCAAGTCAACACAAAAACAGAACCTTTTGGAACAAGCTACTATTTCCCCAAACAAGGTTACGACGCTGGCTTAGAGATCTGCTGCTGTTTGGTATCATCGCTTTTTTAGCGCTTTCTTATCAGCAACGTCACATGATTAATGGTCACGCACCAAGACTCTCGAGCCTAACCATTGCTGGCGCACCTATTTCTCTATCAGAAACAGAGCCGACACTGGTGTACTTTTGGGGTACTTGGTGCCCAGTTTGCCGTGTCACCTCACCTATGGTGAACACGCTTGTCGATGATCATCATGTGGTCACGATTGCGGTTGGATCAGGCTCTGATAAAGAGATTGCACAGTTTATGCGTGAGCATGATTATCAATTTGAGGTCATTAATGACGATAAAAACATACACCAACAATGGGGGGCGATGGCTTTTCCGGCGATCTATATTATCGATCCCCAAGGTGACATACGCTTTGTCACTTCAGGCGTTACCAGTAACATAGGTCTAAAGCTGCGGCTACTTATCGCGAGCGTCTACACTAATTGA
- the yajC gene encoding preprotein translocase subunit YajC → MFISNAYAADAPVSGAGGTMELVFMLVIFGLIFYFMIFRPQSKRVKEHKNLMSSLSKGDEVLTSGGILGKIAKISDENDYVLLTINETSEITIKKDYIAAVLPKGSIKSL, encoded by the coding sequence ATGTTCATTTCAAATGCATACGCAGCCGATGCTCCAGTAAGTGGTGCTGGCGGTACTATGGAATTAGTTTTCATGCTGGTCATCTTTGGCCTGATCTTTTACTTCATGATTTTCCGTCCGCAATCCAAGCGTGTTAAAGAGCATAAGAACCTTATGAGCTCTTTGAGCAAGGGTGATGAAGTCTTAACCAGTGGTGGTATCTTAGGTAAGATCGCTAAGATCAGCGATGAGAATGACTACGTATTGTTGACTATCAACGAAACGAGCGAAATCACAATTAAAAAGGATTACATTGCGGCTGTGTTGCCTAAAGGGTCGATTAAGTCACTTTAA
- a CDS encoding sigma-54-dependent transcriptional regulator, which produces MELPKLTILVVEDEPDQRHLIVQMLSAANYQLDSADSVEQAIVKIKDSPPDLVFSDWKLGQLTGMDLLNYVRREHPDMGFIIATAYGTITHAVDAMQAGADDYLAKPYQRQSLLLAIEKVAKSMALKQQNRRLTSELSQQQQLVGLVGKSAVMQKVYQRVERVSATDATVLIGGESGTGKELAARALYQLSTRSHKPFIAINCGAIPETLAEAELFGAEKGAYTGANSLKIGKLEAADGGTVFLDEIGELPLLQQTNLLRFLQEGVISRLGQNGELKLDVRVIAATHRDLQLEVAEGRFREDLYYRLNVVPIHMPALRDRREDIGRLVEHFLQLHSKQYAMQQPKLTPLAMKQLLDYSWPGNVRELANRIERFVLLGDEDEMVNELASEVRTISSSNFVLPNEGLEWEIFERDCLQQAMSRHDGNRTKASKFLGLSYKAFLYRLEKHQLV; this is translated from the coding sequence ATGGAATTGCCTAAGTTAACCATTTTAGTAGTCGAAGATGAACCCGATCAACGCCATCTCATCGTACAGATGCTCAGTGCGGCAAATTATCAACTCGACAGCGCCGATAGTGTGGAGCAGGCGATCGTAAAGATTAAGGACTCACCACCAGACTTAGTATTTTCAGACTGGAAACTCGGTCAGCTAACTGGCATGGACCTGCTTAACTATGTTCGCCGAGAGCATCCTGATATGGGGTTTATTATCGCCACCGCATACGGCACGATAACCCATGCCGTTGATGCCATGCAGGCTGGCGCGGACGACTATTTAGCTAAGCCTTATCAGCGACAGAGCTTACTGCTGGCCATTGAAAAAGTCGCTAAGTCGATGGCGCTTAAACAGCAAAATCGGCGACTCACCTCTGAACTGTCTCAGCAACAACAGCTGGTGGGCTTAGTGGGTAAATCGGCCGTGATGCAAAAGGTGTATCAAAGGGTTGAGCGGGTGAGTGCCACCGATGCTACCGTGCTCATTGGCGGGGAAAGTGGTACAGGTAAAGAACTCGCTGCTCGCGCGCTTTATCAACTATCGACGCGAAGTCATAAACCCTTTATTGCCATCAACTGCGGCGCAATTCCAGAGACTCTGGCTGAAGCTGAGTTGTTTGGGGCCGAAAAAGGGGCTTATACCGGCGCGAACAGCTTAAAGATTGGTAAACTTGAAGCTGCCGATGGTGGCACTGTTTTTCTCGATGAGATCGGCGAGTTGCCTTTATTACAGCAAACGAATTTACTGCGTTTCTTGCAAGAGGGCGTCATCTCTCGACTTGGGCAGAATGGTGAGTTAAAACTTGATGTTAGGGTGATTGCTGCCACTCACAGAGACTTACAGCTTGAAGTCGCTGAAGGGCGGTTCCGTGAAGATCTCTATTATCGTCTAAATGTGGTGCCTATTCATATGCCTGCATTAAGAGATCGCCGTGAAGATATTGGGCGTTTGGTAGAGCATTTTTTACAGCTGCATAGTAAGCAATATGCAATGCAGCAACCCAAACTAACCCCCTTGGCAATGAAACAACTATTGGACTATTCATGGCCGGGTAATGTTCGAGAGCTCGCTAATCGTATCGAGCGCTTTGTGCTGTTAGGTGATGAGGATGAGATGGTCAATGAGCTCGCCAGTGAGGTGCGGACCATTAGCTCATCGAATTTTGTTTTACCCAATGAAGGATTAGAGTGGGAAATTTTTGAGCGAGATTGTTTGCAGCAGGCGATGTCGAGACATGATGGCAATCGCACTAAGGCTTCAAAGTTTTTAGGCCTCAGTTACAAGGCGTTTTTATATCGCTTGGAAAAGCATCAATTAGTGTAG
- the secD gene encoding protein translocase subunit SecD has product MLNKYPMWKNLMVIIIIAVGAFYAIPNLFGEDHAVQIVATRGAEVNVSTQTQVNEILSAKGIAVKRSELENGQLLVRVANAEQQLLAKETIADSLGDKYIVALNLAPATPQWLESMGGSPMKLGLDLRGGVHFLMEVDMSEAIRKMTEAKISDFRSDLRSEKIRYAGIRNTPKGIEIKFRDADNLAKAEQFLRTRSNDMVFTDITSGDDYQLLASMSEVYLKQIKEEALQQNITTLRNRVNELGVAEPVVQRQGAERIIVELPGVQDTARAKDILGATASIEFHMVDEKADAAAIASGRIAASSQIYERRQGGQVALQKAVMLTGDHIQGAQPSFDEYSRPQVSINLDSKGGSIFSNVTKDNIGKPMATLFIEYKDNGAKNPDGSVKMDKIEEVISVATIQARLGRNFVITGLDHSEAQNLALLLRAGALIAPVSIVEERTIGPSLGAENIENGVQAMIWGMAVVLIFMLVYYRGFGLIANLALTANLVMVVGVMSMIPGAVLTLPGIAGMVLTVGMAVDGNVLIYERIREELRAGRSVQQAIHEGYGNAFSTIADANITTFMTALILFAVGTGAVKGFAVTLMIGIATSMFTAIVGTRSIVNAIWGGKRVKKLSI; this is encoded by the coding sequence GTGTTAAATAAATACCCAATGTGGAAAAACCTAATGGTGATAATTATTATCGCCGTAGGTGCTTTCTACGCAATACCAAATTTATTTGGTGAAGACCATGCTGTACAGATTGTAGCGACTCGTGGTGCCGAAGTTAACGTATCAACTCAGACGCAAGTCAATGAGATATTGTCAGCTAAGGGCATCGCCGTTAAACGTTCTGAACTTGAAAATGGTCAGTTGTTAGTGCGTGTAGCAAATGCTGAACAGCAGTTGCTTGCTAAAGAGACAATTGCCGATTCACTCGGTGATAAGTACATAGTCGCGTTGAACTTAGCACCAGCAACTCCACAATGGTTGGAGTCTATGGGCGGTAGTCCAATGAAACTGGGTCTCGATTTACGTGGTGGTGTGCACTTCTTGATGGAAGTGGACATGAGCGAAGCGATACGTAAGATGACCGAAGCTAAAATTTCTGATTTTAGAAGCGATCTTCGTAGCGAAAAAATCCGTTATGCGGGTATTCGTAATACGCCTAAAGGTATTGAGATTAAGTTTCGTGATGCAGACAACCTAGCTAAAGCTGAGCAGTTCCTCAGAACGCGTAGCAACGATATGGTGTTTACCGACATCACGTCGGGTGACGATTATCAGTTACTCGCGAGCATGAGCGAAGTCTACCTTAAACAGATTAAGGAAGAGGCACTGCAGCAAAACATCACTACATTGCGTAATCGTGTTAACGAATTGGGTGTTGCTGAGCCCGTGGTACAACGCCAAGGTGCAGAGCGTATCATCGTTGAGTTACCCGGTGTTCAAGATACTGCCCGCGCTAAAGATATCCTAGGCGCTACAGCATCGATTGAATTCCATATGGTGGATGAAAAAGCCGATGCCGCCGCTATTGCAAGTGGCCGCATCGCTGCCAGCTCGCAAATCTATGAGCGTCGCCAAGGCGGCCAAGTGGCTTTGCAAAAAGCAGTGATGCTAACGGGTGATCATATTCAAGGTGCACAACCCAGTTTTGATGAATATAGCCGTCCACAAGTATCAATTAATTTAGATTCAAAAGGTGGCTCTATCTTTTCAAACGTGACCAAAGACAATATCGGTAAGCCGATGGCGACTTTGTTCATCGAGTATAAAGATAACGGCGCGAAAAACCCTGATGGCAGCGTTAAGATGGACAAAATTGAGGAAGTTATCTCAGTGGCGACCATTCAAGCGCGTCTAGGTCGTAACTTTGTTATTACCGGACTCGATCACTCTGAAGCGCAAAACTTAGCTTTGCTACTACGCGCCGGTGCCTTGATTGCTCCTGTTTCAATCGTTGAAGAACGTACCATTGGTCCAAGTCTGGGTGCTGAAAACATTGAAAACGGCGTGCAGGCGATGATCTGGGGTATGGCTGTCGTACTTATCTTCATGTTGGTCTACTACCGTGGCTTTGGCTTAATCGCAAATCTTGCATTAACCGCTAACTTAGTGATGGTTGTTGGTGTAATGTCGATGATCCCTGGGGCGGTTCTGACCTTGCCAGGTATTGCCGGTATGGTACTGACTGTGGGTATGGCTGTTGATGGCAACGTACTGATTTACGAGCGTATTCGAGAAGAGTTACGCGCTGGTAGAAGCGTTCAGCAAGCAATACACGAAGGTTATGGCAATGCATTTTCAACCATTGCCGATGCTAACATTACCACCTTTATGACAGCGTTAATTCTATTTGCAGTGGGCACAGGTGCCGTTAAAGGCTTTGCGGTCACTCTGATGATAGGTATTGCAACGTCTATGTTTACTGCCATTGTGGGTACACGTTCGATCGTGAACGCGATATGGGGTGGTAAACGCGTGAAGAAACTGTCTATTTAA
- a CDS encoding ACP phosphodiesterase encodes MNFLAHLHLADNSKTNLAANLAGDFAKGNIADHPKALQQGIWLHRQIDSLTDSHELTKELRAAFPSSLQRAAPILIDLAFDHMLAKYWDEYHNHSLAEFAQRAYSDIENTQQLPIKLIDIVPKMKQENWLLAYESPSGLHKAIESVAKRVSKPEIFNGAVKTVERMDIEIEIAFRTFYPQLMAYSRIWTRQTPSEYL; translated from the coding sequence ATGAACTTTCTTGCACACCTTCACCTCGCAGATAATAGCAAAACCAACCTGGCAGCAAATTTAGCCGGCGACTTTGCTAAGGGCAATATAGCTGACCATCCCAAAGCGCTACAACAAGGCATTTGGCTGCACAGACAAATAGATTCGTTAACCGATAGTCATGAACTCACTAAAGAGTTACGTGCGGCTTTTCCCTCCTCTTTACAACGTGCCGCCCCCATACTCATCGATTTGGCCTTCGACCATATGTTGGCGAAATATTGGGATGAATACCACAATCATTCATTGGCTGAATTTGCCCAAAGGGCTTATTCAGACATAGAAAATACCCAACAGCTGCCAATTAAACTTATCGATATTGTGCCTAAAATGAAGCAAGAGAACTGGCTTTTGGCCTATGAGAGCCCGAGTGGTTTACATAAAGCTATCGAATCTGTGGCTAAGCGTGTATCAAAACCTGAGATTTTTAATGGCGCAGTAAAAACCGTTGAAAGAATGGATATTGAAATTGAGATAGCCTTTCGCACCTTCTACCCACAATTAATGGCTTACAGCCGAATCTGGACCCGACAAACTCCGAGTGAATATTTATAG